One genomic segment of Burkholderia pyrrocinia includes these proteins:
- a CDS encoding LuxR C-terminal-related transcriptional regulator, which produces MAHPPDRADAPPTELVLKTTAPRVPAQLLARARLSLAAPAFDGRPVTLVQAPAGYGKTSLLAQWRREYLALGRAVVWLSADERDDAPRLLQGLVQAVRTGCARPGFGRLIPGGAARALDGLTAWLAEVAQLSIDALLIVDDAERLPAAGLDALTYVLHNAPQNLQVVVAARRGLDRAAGDLLAGGQCMLAGPDRLRFTLDETIALVGARFAQRVDADACARLFERVDGWPLGLQLAMAAMARSADPRQAVDALAARVDGTRDRLVELLLANLSADDTAFLTRTSVADRLHPSLCAALLDDAGAPDRLARLARDTPLFIASDDSDWCRLHPLVRDTLRDRLAAAPDAERSVLHARAAAWLDAHGMTGEAARHAYAAGQFETAYALAQRCLEDAIKQGRINDVLDWLALLPDAELDKRPTLRIAVAWALALGERHVEAQRQIAGILADPGTPAAMRYECALILSAAAYYADEIDRFVELFEPWADFTPPAATWLAQMHANRLSARAIIVGEPAQARRFQQAAPRGETAAGFGYVARWGELITGLSYLREGQIRLADDALSPALARAEADLGRRHPLTCMLAAMCAAIAYEADRVDQAAALLANRLDVLEHAGTPDTVLLGYRTAARIALLRGVEHRAIDLLEALDAMGVARRLPHLSVASLAEQVRIHAARYREATCHALVERIDAIAAAEFPSHGPLWRRPVVLLQATAHAGAALAARRWDDASAALDEAAVLAREMSMGQARIEIMALSAFALEQSGRGGRALLDEAMNLADMFGLTRTLADAHPAVADWARRVGDEAAAGDGPARHALPQPRIVPPAPRGAASPRAVPSVVLTPKERAILELLARNLSNKEIAVALAVGEETVKWHLKNLFGKLDASSRKHAVRRALVLGLLESAP; this is translated from the coding sequence ATGGCCCACCCACCCGATCGCGCCGACGCGCCCCCCACCGAACTGGTCCTGAAGACGACCGCGCCGCGCGTGCCGGCGCAGTTGCTCGCCCGCGCGCGGCTGAGCCTCGCCGCGCCGGCCTTCGACGGTCGTCCGGTCACGCTCGTGCAGGCGCCGGCCGGCTACGGCAAGACGTCGCTGCTCGCGCAATGGCGCCGCGAATACCTCGCGCTCGGCCGCGCGGTGGTGTGGCTGTCGGCCGACGAGCGCGACGACGCGCCGCGGCTGCTGCAGGGGCTCGTGCAGGCGGTGCGCACCGGCTGCGCGCGGCCCGGCTTCGGGCGCCTGATCCCGGGCGGCGCGGCGCGCGCGCTGGACGGCCTGACCGCATGGCTGGCCGAGGTCGCGCAACTGTCGATCGACGCGCTGTTAATCGTCGACGACGCGGAGCGGCTGCCGGCCGCCGGTCTCGACGCGCTCACCTATGTACTGCACAACGCGCCGCAAAACCTGCAGGTCGTCGTCGCGGCGCGGCGCGGGCTCGATCGCGCGGCCGGCGACCTGCTCGCCGGCGGGCAATGCATGCTCGCGGGCCCCGACCGGCTGCGCTTCACGCTCGACGAGACGATCGCGCTGGTCGGCGCGCGCTTTGCGCAGCGCGTCGACGCCGACGCGTGCGCGCGGCTGTTCGAGCGCGTCGACGGCTGGCCGCTCGGGCTGCAGCTCGCGATGGCCGCGATGGCGCGCTCGGCCGATCCGCGCCAGGCGGTCGACGCGCTCGCCGCGCGTGTGGACGGCACGCGCGACCGGCTCGTCGAGTTGCTGCTCGCGAACCTGTCGGCCGACGACACCGCGTTCCTGACGCGCACGAGCGTCGCCGATCGCCTGCATCCGTCGCTGTGCGCCGCGCTGCTCGACGACGCAGGCGCGCCCGACCGTCTCGCGCGGCTCGCGCGCGATACGCCGCTGTTCATTGCATCGGACGATTCGGACTGGTGCCGGCTGCATCCGCTCGTACGCGACACGCTGCGCGACCGTCTGGCCGCGGCCCCGGACGCCGAGCGCAGCGTGCTGCATGCGCGTGCGGCCGCGTGGCTCGACGCGCACGGGATGACCGGGGAAGCCGCGCGCCACGCGTATGCGGCCGGCCAGTTCGAGACTGCATACGCGCTCGCGCAGCGTTGCCTCGAGGATGCGATCAAGCAGGGCCGCATCAACGACGTGCTCGACTGGCTCGCGCTGTTGCCCGACGCGGAACTCGACAAGCGCCCGACGCTGCGGATCGCGGTCGCATGGGCGCTGGCGCTCGGCGAGCGCCATGTCGAGGCGCAGCGGCAGATCGCGGGCATCCTGGCCGACCCCGGAACGCCGGCCGCAATGCGCTACGAATGCGCGCTGATTCTCAGCGCGGCCGCGTATTACGCCGATGAAATCGATCGTTTCGTCGAACTGTTCGAACCGTGGGCCGACTTCACGCCGCCAGCGGCGACGTGGCTCGCGCAGATGCACGCGAACCGGTTGTCGGCACGCGCGATCATCGTCGGCGAACCGGCGCAGGCGCGACGCTTCCAGCAGGCCGCGCCGCGCGGCGAGACGGCGGCCGGGTTTGGCTACGTCGCGCGCTGGGGCGAGCTGATCACGGGCCTGAGCTACCTGCGCGAAGGCCAGATCCGGCTCGCGGACGACGCGCTGTCGCCGGCGCTGGCGCGCGCGGAAGCCGATCTCGGGCGCCGCCATCCGCTGACCTGCATGCTCGCGGCGATGTGCGCGGCGATCGCCTACGAGGCCGACCGCGTCGATCAGGCCGCCGCCTTGCTCGCGAACCGGCTCGACGTGCTCGAACACGCGGGCACACCCGACACCGTGCTGCTCGGCTACCGCACCGCCGCGCGCATCGCGCTGCTGCGCGGCGTCGAGCATCGTGCGATCGACCTGCTCGAGGCGCTCGATGCGATGGGCGTCGCGCGCCGGCTGCCGCACCTGTCGGTCGCGAGTCTCGCCGAGCAGGTGCGGATACACGCGGCGCGCTATCGCGAGGCAACCTGCCACGCGCTCGTCGAGCGGATCGATGCGATCGCCGCAGCGGAGTTTCCGTCGCACGGGCCGCTGTGGCGGCGCCCCGTCGTGCTGCTGCAGGCGACCGCGCATGCGGGTGCGGCGCTTGCCGCGCGCCGCTGGGACGACGCGAGCGCGGCGCTCGACGAAGCGGCCGTGCTGGCCCGCGAAATGAGCATGGGGCAAGCACGGATCGAGATCATGGCGCTCAGCGCGTTCGCGCTCGAACAGTCGGGGCGCGGCGGCCGCGCGCTGCTCGACGAGGCGATGAACCTCGCGGACATGTTCGGGCTCACGCGCACGCTCGCGGACGCGCATCCGGCCGTCGCCGACTGGGCGCGCCGCGTCGGCGACGAGGCCGCCGCCGGCGACGGCCCCGCGCGACACGCGCTGCCGCAGCCGCGCATCGTGCCGCCCGCGCCGCGCGGCGCGGCCAGCCCGCGCGCGGTGCCGAGCGTCGTGCTGACGCCGAAGGAGCGCGCGATTCTCGAACTGCTCGCGCGCAACCTGTCGAACAAGGAGATCGCGGTCGCGCTCGCCGTCGGCGAGGAAACCGTGAAGTGGCACCTGAAGAACCTGTTCGGCAAGCTCGACGCCAGCTCGCGCAAGCACGCGGTGCGCCGCGCGCTGGTGCTCGGGCTGCTCGAAAGCGCGCCTTGA
- a CDS encoding porin, giving the protein MKTKLAALAALAGCSALAHAQSSVTLYGVVDTGLLYQSTSAASFSPTAPNTGKVFRMKDGGIYSSFWGIKGNEDIGGGYKVNFKLQGSFDSGTGKLQLSDTPGAVAIFNQVASLGVSGPFGTFTAGRQIVPMIYAMADTDVRNAQFFGSVLTAWLGLNTAAGWPGTSTNGSIGALYDSNALVYQSPTFAGASIALEYAPGGVAGQFQGGTRESVVLRYANYGLNASAVYYNGHDTNPAQGVAPTGVDNNRFIYFGAKYTIRDFSVSASYGNGRNPAHADRVNLDLLSAGVGYRFTPALQVASAVYYLKDRNNSANKSTSVVLSADYSLSKRTLVYAQVGHVNNRGTMDQMLVYGQPVAPGVGTTAAMVGLRHNF; this is encoded by the coding sequence ATGAAGACGAAACTGGCCGCGCTCGCGGCGCTTGCCGGCTGTTCCGCGCTCGCGCACGCGCAATCCTCCGTCACGCTGTACGGCGTGGTCGATACGGGCCTGCTGTACCAGAGCACGTCGGCCGCGTCGTTCAGCCCGACCGCGCCGAATACCGGCAAGGTGTTTCGCATGAAGGACGGCGGCATCTATTCGAGCTTCTGGGGCATCAAGGGGAACGAGGACATCGGCGGCGGCTACAAGGTCAACTTCAAGCTGCAGGGTTCGTTCGACAGCGGCACCGGCAAGCTGCAACTGAGCGACACGCCGGGCGCCGTCGCGATCTTCAACCAGGTCGCGTCGCTCGGCGTGTCGGGCCCGTTCGGCACGTTCACGGCCGGCCGCCAGATCGTGCCGATGATCTATGCGATGGCCGACACCGACGTGCGCAACGCGCAGTTCTTCGGCAGCGTGCTGACCGCGTGGCTCGGCCTGAACACCGCGGCCGGCTGGCCGGGGACGAGCACCAACGGCTCGATCGGCGCGCTGTACGACAGCAATGCGCTCGTCTACCAGTCGCCGACGTTCGCGGGCGCGTCGATCGCGCTCGAATATGCGCCGGGCGGCGTCGCCGGGCAGTTCCAGGGCGGCACGCGCGAATCCGTCGTGCTCAGGTATGCGAACTACGGTCTGAATGCGTCGGCCGTCTACTACAACGGGCATGACACGAATCCGGCACAGGGCGTCGCGCCGACCGGCGTCGACAACAACCGCTTCATTTACTTCGGCGCGAAATACACGATCCGCGATTTCTCGGTGTCGGCGTCGTACGGCAACGGCAGGAATCCCGCGCATGCCGACCGGGTGAACCTCGACCTGCTGTCGGCCGGCGTCGGCTATCGCTTCACGCCGGCGCTGCAGGTCGCGTCGGCCGTGTACTACCTGAAGGATCGCAACAATTCGGCGAACAAGTCGACGTCGGTCGTGCTGAGCGCCGACTACAGCCTGTCGAAGCGGACGCTGGTCTATGCGCAGGTCGGCCACGTGAACAACCGCGGCACGATGGACCAGATGCTCGTGTACGGGCAGCCGGTCGCGCCCGGTGTCGGCACGACGGCCGCGATGGTCGGGCTGCGGCACAACTTCTGA
- a CDS encoding glutathione S-transferase N-terminal domain-containing protein — protein MPDLSVFPITQKWPAQHPDRLQLYSLPTPNGVKVSIMLEETGLPYEPHLVRFDTNDQLSPAFLSLNPNNKIPAIIDPNGPDGKPLPLFESGAILIYLADKTGQLIPKDLAGRYETIQWVMFQMGGIGPMFGQVGFFHKFAGRDYEDKRPRDRYVDESKRLLAVLDAHLADRKWVMGDTYTIADIAIFPWVRNLVGFYEAGDLVGFSEFRHVARALDAFVARPAVARGLTIPARD, from the coding sequence ATGCCCGACCTGTCCGTCTTCCCGATTACGCAAAAGTGGCCGGCCCAGCATCCCGACCGTCTCCAGCTCTACTCGCTGCCGACGCCGAACGGCGTCAAGGTGTCGATCATGCTCGAGGAAACCGGCCTGCCGTACGAGCCGCACCTCGTGCGCTTCGACACGAACGACCAGTTGTCGCCCGCGTTCCTGTCGCTGAACCCGAACAACAAGATCCCGGCGATCATCGATCCGAACGGCCCCGACGGCAAGCCGCTGCCGCTGTTCGAATCGGGCGCGATCCTGATCTATCTCGCGGACAAGACCGGCCAGTTGATCCCGAAGGATCTCGCCGGCCGCTACGAGACGATCCAGTGGGTGATGTTCCAGATGGGCGGCATCGGCCCGATGTTCGGCCAGGTCGGCTTCTTCCACAAGTTCGCCGGCCGCGACTACGAGGACAAGCGCCCGCGCGACCGCTACGTCGACGAGTCGAAGCGCCTGCTCGCGGTGCTCGACGCGCATCTCGCGGATCGCAAGTGGGTGATGGGCGACACGTACACGATCGCCGACATCGCGATCTTCCCGTGGGTGCGCAACCTCGTCGGCTTCTACGAAGCGGGCGATCTGGTCGGCTTCAGCGAATTCCGGCATGTCGCGCGGGCGCTCGACGCGTTCGTTGCGCGTCCGGCCGTCGCACGCGGGCTCACGATCCCGGCCCGCGACTGA
- a CDS encoding MarR family winged helix-turn-helix transcriptional regulator — protein MDRAAHALAQWRAERPDLDASSMVVMGRLQEAALVIARDRLNPLFARYGMQPGEFDVLATLRRGGAPFALTPTALYDALMMSSGGMTARIDRLQKAGWVERRPNPADGRGTLVALTDTGRALIDDAVVAHIDNQRALLAALSDAEQAQLSKLLEKLLAGLADGPAERPEGPGGK, from the coding sequence ATGGATCGAGCCGCGCATGCGCTCGCGCAATGGCGCGCCGAGCGTCCGGATCTCGACGCGTCGTCGATGGTCGTGATGGGGCGGCTGCAGGAAGCCGCGCTGGTAATCGCGCGCGACCGTCTCAATCCGCTGTTTGCGCGCTACGGGATGCAACCGGGCGAATTCGACGTGCTGGCGACGCTGCGGCGTGGCGGTGCGCCGTTCGCGCTGACGCCGACGGCGCTGTACGATGCGCTGATGATGTCGTCGGGCGGGATGACCGCGCGCATCGACCGGCTGCAGAAGGCCGGCTGGGTCGAGCGCCGGCCGAACCCGGCCGACGGGCGCGGCACGCTCGTCGCGCTGACGGATACCGGGCGCGCGCTGATCGACGACGCGGTCGTCGCGCACATCGACAACCAGCGCGCGCTGCTGGCCGCGCTGTCGGACGCGGAACAGGCGCAGTTGTCGAAACTGCTGGAAAAACTGCTGGCGGGGCTGGCCGACGGCCCGGCGGAACGACCGGAAGGGCCGGGCGGAAAGTAG
- a CDS encoding MFS transporter produces MKRFTSPGWRLAAIVLVGLNLRPALAAVGPLLDMIQRATGIGDGAASLLTTIPILLMGLGALSARRLQRVTGIAGGVWLGVALIALACVSRIGAQHAWLLLASACCAGVGIAMVQALLPGFVKAHFATHIGSAMGVYSTSIMGGAVLASVVAPFAAVRWGWLAALAGWALPAAVAALAWPLASRGGDALAAGPASASAAQPSRSPRAWRLALFFGIATGAYTLVLAWLPPYYMRLGWSPTAAGSLLGGVTLAEVVAGLTISATIDRLPDRRPALHAAIASLFIGLLVMLAAPEALALPAALLLGAGIGALFPLSLIVTVDHAATPADAASLTGFVQGVGYLIAGLFPFAAGVVRQHLADLTPAWVAMACLCVALFALAAGFAPRLARHVARA; encoded by the coding sequence ATGAAGCGCTTCACTTCCCCCGGATGGCGGCTCGCCGCCATCGTGCTGGTCGGGCTGAACCTGCGGCCGGCGCTCGCCGCGGTCGGCCCGCTGCTCGACATGATCCAGCGCGCGACCGGCATCGGCGACGGCGCGGCCAGCCTGCTGACGACGATCCCGATCCTGCTGATGGGGCTCGGCGCGTTGAGTGCGCGGCGCCTGCAGCGCGTGACGGGCATTGCGGGCGGCGTGTGGCTCGGCGTCGCGCTGATCGCGCTGGCCTGCGTGTCGCGCATCGGCGCGCAGCACGCATGGCTGCTGCTCGCGAGCGCATGCTGCGCGGGCGTCGGGATCGCGATGGTGCAGGCGCTGCTGCCCGGTTTCGTGAAGGCGCATTTCGCGACGCACATCGGCAGTGCGATGGGCGTCTATTCGACGTCGATCATGGGCGGCGCGGTGCTCGCGAGCGTCGTCGCGCCGTTCGCCGCGGTGCGCTGGGGCTGGCTCGCCGCGCTCGCGGGGTGGGCACTGCCGGCCGCGGTGGCTGCGCTCGCCTGGCCGCTGGCCAGCCGCGGCGGCGATGCACTCGCCGCCGGGCCGGCTTCGGCGTCGGCTGCGCAGCCGTCGCGCTCGCCGCGCGCATGGCGGCTCGCGCTGTTCTTCGGGATCGCGACGGGCGCGTACACGCTCGTGCTCGCGTGGCTGCCGCCGTACTACATGCGGCTCGGCTGGTCGCCGACGGCGGCCGGCAGCCTGCTCGGCGGCGTGACGCTCGCGGAAGTCGTCGCGGGGCTGACGATCTCCGCGACGATCGACCGCCTGCCCGATCGCCGGCCCGCGCTGCATGCGGCGATCGCGTCGTTGTTCATCGGCTTGCTGGTGATGCTGGCCGCGCCCGAAGCGCTCGCGCTGCCGGCCGCACTGCTGCTCGGCGCGGGGATCGGCGCGCTGTTTCCGCTGTCGCTGATCGTCACGGTCGACCATGCGGCGACACCGGCGGACGCCGCATCGCTGACGGGGTTCGTTCAGGGTGTCGGCTACCTGATCGCCGGGTTGTTCCCGTTCGCGGCCGGCGTCGTGCGCCAGCATCTCGCGGACCTGACGCCCGCATGGGTGGCGATGGCGTGCCTGTGCGTCGCGCTGTTCGCGCTGGCGGCGGGTTTTGCGCCGCGGCTCGCGCGGCATGTTGCGCGGGCCTAG
- the cobM gene encoding precorrin-4 C(11)-methyltransferase: MTVYFIGAGPGDPELITVKGQRLVRTCPVILYAGSLVPAAVLDGHRAEQIVNTAELDLDAIVALLAAAHAKGQDVARVHSGDPSLYGAIGEQIRRLKALGIPYEIVPGVTATAACAATLGVELTLPGVAQTVILTRFAGKTTMPEGEALGSLAAHRATLAIHLGVRHLARIVDEVLPHYGADCPVAVIYRASWPDEERVTGTLADIVGKVQGTQIERTALILIGRVLDAEGFADSTLYASAG, from the coding sequence ATGACGGTGTATTTCATCGGCGCGGGCCCCGGCGACCCGGAGCTGATCACGGTGAAGGGGCAGCGCCTCGTGCGTACCTGCCCGGTGATCCTGTATGCGGGCTCGCTGGTGCCGGCGGCCGTGCTCGACGGCCATCGCGCGGAGCAGATCGTCAATACGGCCGAACTCGACCTCGACGCGATCGTCGCGCTGCTCGCCGCCGCGCATGCGAAAGGGCAGGACGTCGCGCGCGTGCATTCGGGCGATCCGTCGCTGTACGGCGCTATCGGCGAGCAGATCCGCCGGCTGAAGGCACTCGGGATTCCGTACGAAATCGTGCCGGGCGTAACGGCCACGGCCGCGTGCGCGGCGACGCTCGGCGTCGAACTGACGCTGCCCGGTGTTGCGCAGACAGTGATCCTCACGCGCTTCGCGGGCAAGACCACGATGCCGGAAGGCGAAGCGCTCGGCTCGCTCGCCGCGCACCGCGCGACGCTTGCTATCCATCTCGGCGTGCGCCATCTCGCGCGCATCGTCGACGAAGTGCTGCCGCATTACGGCGCCGATTGCCCGGTCGCGGTGATCTATCGCGCGAGCTGGCCCGACGAGGAACGCGTGACCGGCACGCTCGCCGACATCGTCGGCAAGGTGCAGGGCACGCAGATCGAGCGCACCGCGCTGATCCTGATCGGGCGCGTGCTCGACGCCGAAGGGTTCGCGGATTCGACGCTGTACGCGAGCGCAGGCTGA
- a CDS encoding cobalt-precorrin-6A reductase, giving the protein MSARILLLGGTGDALTIARALGPHHVYSLAGLGKVPDDLRCDVRVGGFGGAAGLAAYLRSTGIGLVIDATHPYAARISANAAAATRDAGVPLWALRRAPWAPQPGDDWRMVDDWAGIEAALAPFRRPLFTLGREPLAHLDAIPPHQFWLVRCLDAHPGNAHAQIVAARGPFTLDGERALFALMGIDVVVSKNSGGAATEAKLDVARERRLPVVMLRRPPLPEPDRAFDSAAALLDALDPAVRA; this is encoded by the coding sequence ATGAGCGCGCGCATCCTGCTGCTCGGCGGCACCGGCGATGCGCTGACAATCGCGCGCGCACTCGGTCCGCATCACGTGTACAGCCTCGCCGGCCTCGGCAAGGTGCCCGACGACCTGCGCTGCGACGTGCGCGTCGGCGGTTTCGGCGGCGCCGCCGGCTTGGCCGCGTATCTGCGCAGCACCGGCATCGGTCTCGTGATCGACGCGACGCATCCGTATGCCGCGCGAATCAGCGCGAACGCGGCTGCCGCGACACGCGACGCGGGCGTGCCGCTGTGGGCGCTGCGCCGCGCGCCATGGGCGCCGCAACCCGGCGACGACTGGCGGATGGTCGACGACTGGGCCGGCATCGAGGCCGCGCTCGCGCCGTTCCGGCGGCCGCTTTTCACGCTGGGCCGCGAACCGCTCGCGCATCTCGACGCGATCCCGCCGCACCAGTTCTGGCTCGTGCGCTGCCTCGACGCGCATCCCGGCAACGCGCACGCGCAGATCGTCGCCGCGCGCGGGCCGTTCACGCTCGACGGCGAGCGCGCGCTGTTCGCGCTGATGGGGATCGACGTCGTCGTCAGCAAGAACAGCGGCGGTGCGGCCACCGAGGCCAAGCTCGACGTCGCGCGCGAACGCAGGCTGCCGGTCGTGATGCTGCGCCGGCCGCCGCTGCCCGAGCCCGACCGCGCGTTCGACTCGGCTGCCGCGCTGCTCGACGCACTCGATCCGGCCGTGCGCGCGTGA
- a CDS encoding cobalt-precorrin-5B (C(1))-methyltransferase, translating to MRDETPEHPAPLRFGYTTGSCATATSLAAARLLLAGRADDAVEIVLPKGQRVMMRLEFCRTTADGAEAGTIKDAGDDPDVTHGALIFARVALAAAPGVRFHAGPGVGTVTRAGLTLPVGEPAINPVPRQMMTTHLDALADEHGYAGGFDVTIGVEGGEALALKTMNPRLGIVGGLSILGTTGIVRPFSCSAYIASIHQGIDVARANGIEHIAACTGNASEDAMRAHYHLPDMALVEMGDFAGAVLKHLRRAPIARLSMCGGFGKLSKLAAGHLDLHSRHSSIDLPLLAQWAAEAGASDALQAAMRAANTSQEALKLALADGVPLGDLVCAQALRVARDIVPPSVAVEMFAIDRQGRFVGQAR from the coding sequence ATGCGCGACGAAACCCCCGAACATCCCGCGCCGCTGCGCTTCGGCTATACGACCGGAAGCTGCGCGACCGCGACGTCGCTCGCGGCCGCGCGCCTGCTGCTCGCGGGCCGCGCGGACGATGCCGTCGAGATCGTGCTGCCGAAGGGGCAGCGCGTGATGATGCGGCTCGAGTTCTGCCGGACCACGGCCGACGGCGCCGAAGCCGGCACGATCAAGGATGCCGGCGACGATCCGGACGTCACGCACGGCGCGCTGATCTTCGCGCGCGTCGCGCTCGCGGCGGCGCCCGGCGTGCGTTTTCACGCGGGGCCGGGCGTCGGCACGGTCACGCGTGCGGGGCTGACGCTGCCGGTCGGCGAACCGGCGATCAACCCGGTGCCGCGCCAGATGATGACGACGCACCTCGACGCGCTGGCAGACGAGCATGGCTACGCGGGCGGCTTCGACGTGACGATCGGTGTCGAAGGCGGCGAAGCGCTCGCGCTGAAGACGATGAACCCGCGTCTGGGCATCGTCGGCGGGCTGTCGATCCTCGGTACGACCGGCATCGTGCGGCCGTTCTCGTGCTCGGCCTATATCGCGTCGATCCACCAGGGCATCGACGTCGCGCGCGCGAACGGCATCGAGCATATCGCCGCGTGCACGGGCAATGCGAGCGAGGACGCGATGCGCGCGCATTACCACCTGCCCGACATGGCGCTGGTCGAGATGGGCGATTTCGCGGGCGCGGTGCTCAAGCACCTGCGACGCGCACCGATCGCGCGGCTGTCGATGTGCGGCGGCTTCGGCAAGCTGAGCAAGCTTGCGGCGGGCCACCTCGACCTGCACAGCCGCCATTCGAGCATCGACCTGCCGCTGCTCGCGCAGTGGGCGGCCGAGGCCGGCGCGAGCGATGCGCTGCAGGCCGCGATGCGCGCCGCGAACACGAGCCAAGAAGCACTGAAGCTCGCGCTGGCCGACGGCGTGCCGCTCGGCGATCTCGTCTGCGCGCAGGCGCTGCGCGTCGCGCGCGATATCGTGCCGCCATCGGTCGCCGTCGAGATGTTCGCGATCGACCGGCAGGGCCGCTTCGTCGGGCAAGCGCGATGA
- the cbiE gene encoding precorrin-6y C5,15-methyltransferase (decarboxylating) subunit CbiE yields MTAWLTVVGIGDDGYAGLGRSARRALLDATLVVGAKRHLDMLPARLPAAREAWPSPFDLAGVLARRASPVCVLASGDPMLFGVGATLARQLSPDEWRVLPAPSSLSLAAARLGWALQDVGAVSLVGRPLATLARHLLPGRRLFVLSADGRTPAAVAAELTARGFGPTRISVFEHLGGPFERRLDGLAQDWNVDETAALNLVALDCQAGPDAPRRALTPGLPDDAYRHDGQLTKRDLRAMTLGRLAPAPGELLWDVGAGSGSIGIEWMRAHPSCQAIAIEAHAERQRFIEHNRDALGVPGLQLVAGRAPDALAGLAAPDAIFIGGGATAPGVLDACWSSLKPGGRLVANAVTLQGEMALAAWRDAHGGTLTRVSLAHAEPLGRFDTWRQPLPVTLYDVRKPDAAATTGPSNVTNATDA; encoded by the coding sequence ATGACGGCGTGGCTGACGGTAGTGGGCATCGGCGACGACGGTTACGCGGGGCTCGGACGCAGCGCGCGGCGCGCGCTGCTCGACGCGACGCTCGTCGTCGGCGCGAAGCGGCATCTCGACATGCTGCCCGCGCGGCTGCCGGCCGCGCGCGAAGCGTGGCCGTCGCCGTTCGATCTCGCGGGCGTGCTTGCGCGTCGCGCGTCGCCCGTATGCGTGCTCGCGAGCGGCGACCCGATGCTGTTCGGCGTCGGCGCGACGCTCGCGCGCCAGCTTTCCCCCGACGAATGGCGCGTGCTGCCCGCGCCGTCGTCGCTGTCGCTCGCGGCCGCGCGCCTCGGCTGGGCGCTGCAGGACGTCGGCGCGGTATCGCTCGTCGGCCGTCCGCTCGCGACGCTCGCACGTCACCTGCTGCCGGGCCGGCGCCTGTTCGTACTGAGTGCCGACGGCCGCACGCCGGCCGCCGTCGCGGCCGAACTCACCGCACGCGGCTTCGGGCCGACCCGCATCAGCGTATTCGAACATCTGGGCGGCCCGTTCGAGCGGCGTCTCGACGGCCTCGCGCAGGACTGGAACGTCGACGAAACGGCCGCACTCAATCTCGTCGCGCTCGACTGCCAGGCCGGCCCCGACGCACCGCGCCGCGCGCTCACGCCCGGCTTGCCCGACGATGCGTACCGCCACGACGGCCAGCTCACCAAACGCGACCTGCGCGCGATGACGCTCGGGCGCCTCGCACCCGCGCCCGGCGAGCTGCTGTGGGACGTCGGCGCGGGCAGCGGTTCGATCGGCATCGAATGGATGCGCGCGCATCCGTCATGCCAGGCGATCGCGATCGAAGCCCATGCGGAACGGCAGCGCTTCATCGAGCACAACCGCGACGCGCTCGGCGTGCCGGGCCTGCAGCTCGTCGCGGGCCGCGCGCCCGATGCGCTCGCGGGGCTCGCCGCGCCGGACGCGATCTTCATCGGCGGCGGTGCGACGGCGCCCGGCGTACTCGACGCGTGCTGGTCGTCGCTGAAGCCCGGCGGCCGGCTGGTCGCGAACGCGGTCACGCTGCAGGGCGAGATGGCGCTCGCCGCATGGCGCGATGCGCACGGCGGCACGCTCACGCGCGTGTCGCTTGCGCATGCCGAACCGCTCGGCCGCTTCGACACGTGGCGGCAGCCGTTGCCGGTCACGCTGTACGACGTGCGCAAGCCCGACGCGGCCGCCACGACCGGACCGTCGAACGTGACGAACGCAACGGACGCGTGA